The DNA segment AACCGAACCCCCCTTTCGGGGGAGCCCGCCATTGTGGCTCTGAGCTGCGAGTTCGTAGCGTCGATGGCATGAAAAACGTGCTTGAGCTGGAGGGGGTCAGCCGGTGCTACGGCCGCGGCGGGCGTGCGGTGCACGCCTTGTGCGAGGTGGACGTCCAGGTGCCGGAACACTCGCTCACGGCTGTGATGGGCCCGTCCGGCTCGGGGAAGTCGACGTTTCTGCAGTGCGCCGCAGGGCTGGACCGGCCGACCTCCGGTGTGGTGCGCCTCGGCGGTCGAGTGATCAACGAGATGCGGGAGCGGAGCCTGGCCCGGCTGCGGCGGGCGGACATCGGGTTCGTCTTCCAATCCTTCAATCTGCTGCCCGCGCTCACCGTGCAGCAGAACGTGGTGTTGCCGCTCCGGCTGGACGGGCGGCGCATCGATCCGGGGCGCGCACGCGAGCTGCTGGCACGGGTCGGCCTGGACGGACGCGAGGACGCCCGTCCCGGCCGGCTCTCGGGCGGGCAGCAGCAGCGGGTGGCCATCGCCCGGGCCCTGATCACCGAGCCCGAGGTGGTCTTCGCCGACG comes from the Streptomyces sp. TS71-3 genome and includes:
- a CDS encoding ABC transporter ATP-binding protein, with the translated sequence MKNVLELEGVSRCYGRGGRAVHALCEVDVQVPEHSLTAVMGPSGSGKSTFLQCAAGLDRPTSGVVRLGGRVINEMRERSLARLRRADIGFVFQSFNLLPALTVQQNVVLPLRLDGRRIDPGRARELLARVGLDGREDARPGRLSGGQQQRVAIARALITEPEVVFADEPTGSLDQETGAEILNLLREAVDQQGATVVLVTHDPAVAARADRVLRLAHGRLAQDSVAESLTAGSVARAAAAVRGQVR